The Polynucleobacter sp. MWH-UH35A genomic interval GCCAAGTCTATTCCTGGCTGTGAGGAGATCAATCGGATCTCTCCAGATGAGATCCACGCCAAGGTGATGTTCAAGATTGGGCCCGTAAGAGCCCGTTTTGCCGGGAAATTACTCCTGAGCGACATCATTCCAGACCAATCTTGTTCAATGGCTTTTGAGGGGTCTGGCGGGGCGGCTGGATTTGCCAAAGGAAAGTCACGGGTAGAGCTAAAGCAGGCTGAAGGAGGCACTTTGGTTTCTTACACAACCGAAGCCTCGATTGGCGGCAAATTAGGTCAAATTGGCGGGCGCTTAATTAGCGCATCGGCCAAAAAGATTGCGGACGACTTTTTTCAGAAGTTTGCAAAAGAATTAGGCGGGGAGACAGTGGCGTTGTAGTCATACGCTAGCAGTGAATAAAGAGTAGCAGCAAGACTCTAAAAAATAAAACTACAAAAAGTAGTTGTCGTAAACCAAGTAGCAAACAGAGCGGTACAAAAATATAAAGCTAAAAAAGCTAATGACATTGGTGGTGGAGGAGACGAATGAAATCTGCAGCATTTGATTATGTAAAGCCTAAGGCATTGCAGGAGGCATTATCTTTGCTTGAACAGGGCGGTGATGATGCTCGCTTAATTGCGGGCGGCCAAACTTTACTGGCTACCTTGAATATGCGCTTGTCTGAACCTAGCGTATTAATTGATATTACCGATGTAGCTGAGCTGAAGGGCATTTCTATTGTTGGTAACAGCCTGCGTATTGGTGCGTTAGTAACGCATACTGAAATTGAAGATTCGGAGTTGGTGGCAAAACATGCTCCGCTTTTAAAAGCAGCCGCCCCACATATTGCTCATCGGGCAATTCGCAATCTGGGCACCTGGGGCGGATCTTTAGCCTACGGTGATCCAGCCGCTGAGTGGCCTGCCTGCAGCTTGGCCTTGCGTGCAACCATGATTATTCATGGTCCAGCCGGCGAACGAAAAATTCCAGCTAAGGATTTTTTTATCGATCTCTACACAACATCTTTAGAGTCCGATGAAATTTTGGTTGCCACTGAGATTCCGCTTGCAAGTCAGCAAGAGGTTTTTTATTTCCATGAGCTGGCCAGGCGTCATGGTGATTACGCAGTTGCTGGATTAGCTGCAACAGCACAAAAGCAAGGTGATGTTTTATCTAATTGTGCTTTTATATTCTTTTCGGTTGGCGCCACACCAGTGATGGCAACAAAAGCGCAGGACTTGGTAAATGGTCAAAAATTAAATGATCAATTGATTGCCAAAGCGGTAGCTGAAGCTCGCAATGAAATCGAAGCGATTGCCGATATCACTAATAGCGCAGAAGCCAAGCAACATTTAATTGGTGTTTTGCTTGAGCGTGGTCTCAAGCACATGATTGCTTAAGCTCAATCATTATAAGAATTTGGAGATCAGAATGAGTTTGAAGAAAAAAATTTCAATGACTGTGAATGGTCAACTGGTATGCGCAGAGATTGAGCCGCGCCGACATTTGGTGGATTTTTTACGTGAAGACCTTCATCTCAAAGGGCCTCATTTGGGTTGTGAGCAGGGCGCATGTGGAGCCTGCACTGTCAAAGTGAATGGGCAAATTATTCGTGGATGCCTTTTTTTGGCAGTCCAAGCAGACGGCAGCGTGGTTGAAACGGTTGAAGGGCTTACTAAGAGCGGTGTCTTAACCGATCTACAAGAGTCTTTTATGCGTCACAACGCAATGCAATGTGGCTTCTGTTCTTCCGGAATGTTGTTAGCTGCAGCGGAATTAATTGAGAGGCAGCCTAAGGCAACTCGCGAACAAGTGCGCGAGTGGATCTCCGGCAATTACTGCCGTTGTACTGGCTACCACTCGATTGTGGATGCGATTGTCGACGTATTAGAAGTCCGAGCTAAGGGCCAAAAAATTAAACCCGTCCTCGCTAACGCTTAAGGTATTAAGGAACGCATTATGAATAAGCCAAGTGATTTAAAAGGAATGGTGCTTGATCCGGTAACAAACGATCAGCGTTATATCGGCCATAGTGAGCCGAGACATGGTGCTCGCCGTTTGCTTGAGGGTCAAGGTACTTACATTGATGATATTCAATTGCCGCGCATGGCTCATGTAGTGTTTTGGCGCTCTCCAGTGGCACATATGAAGATCGGAAAAATTCATACAGATCATGCTAGCAAGATGCCAGGTGTGCTTGCAGTTGTTGATGGCGTGCAAATGGCAAAAATCTGTAAGCCTTGGGTTGCAACTTTAGGGCATCTCGCTGGCATGAAGTCTGCACCACAACACGCGCTCGCAATTGATCGTGCGTGCTGGCAAGGTGAGCCGGTGGTTGCGGTGGTTGCTGAAACCAGAGCACAGGCAGAGGATGCTTTGCAGCACATTGAGGTTGAGTGGGAGGAGTTGCCGGCGGTTGTTTCTATGGAAACTGCGTTAGATGCGGACACTCCAGTCATACATCCAGAGCTTGGTGACAATCTATGTTTTACCCGCAGTCTAGATGTTGGTAATGTAGATGAGGTATTTGCGACAGCAGATGTGGTGGCTGAAGCTACCTTCGGATTTGGTCGCCATACTGGTGTCACCCTTGAGCCACGCTGCCAAATTGCGGATTACAGCCCTGGCGATCGTCGTTTGACGGTGTATCACTCTCAACAAGCGCCACACATGATGCAGGATTTATATTGCCGTCAGTTTGGATTATCTGAATCTGACGTGCATGTGATCTGCAAAGATGTAGGTGGCTCTTTTGGCATTAAAGTTCACGCATATCCAGATGACTTTGCAACTGTGGGTCTCGCCATGATGTTAGAGCGCCCTGTAAAGTTTGTGGCGGATCGCTTGGAGTCATTTACAAGCGATATTCATGCGCGCGAGCATCGCATTAAGGGCCGTATTGCTGCCAATAAGGCGGGCGATATCTTGGCTTTTGAGATTGATGACTTAACTGCTATCGGTCCTTATTCGATGTTCCCAAGAACCAGTGCCATTGAAGGTAACCAGGTAGTGAATCTGGTTGGAGGTCCCTACAAGCATCAAAATTACCGTGCACATTTAAACGTAGTCTTCCAGAACAAAACCCCAACGTGTCAGTATCGCGGGGTAGGCCATCCGATTGCCTGTGCAGTTACAGAAGGCTTGGTTGACTTGGCTGCGCAAAAATTGCAAATGGATCCACTGGAATTCCGCAAGCGAAATGTTATCCCTGATGATGCTTATCCATGCTCTGGAATTTCTGGGATTAAGTTAGAAGTTCTTTCGCATCAGCAATGCCTCAATACCATTGAAAAAATGATGGACTATCCAGCATTGCGTAAGGAGCAGGCTGAATTGCGAAAGAAAGACATATATCGCGGGATTGGGTTTGCAACCTTAATTGAGTTAACGAATCCGAGTCCCGCTTTCTATGGAGTAGGCGGTGCTCGTATTGCTTCTCAGGATGGTGCTACCGTGCGCATGGACCCTAGTGGTGTGGTTTCGGTATTGATTGGTGTTGGAGAGCAAGGTCAGGGGACCGAAGGTATCTACACGCAAATCGCCGCTGATTCTGTGGGCGTCTCCATTGATCAAGTTCGTATTGTTACTGGCGATACTGATGTCACTCCTTATGGCGGCGGTACTTGGGCGTCACGTGGCGCTGGCGTTGGTGGTGAAGCAGTTCTCTTGGCGTCACAAGCTTTGCAAGAAAATATCCTAAAGCTTGCTGGTGCTATTTTGAATCGACCAGTTACAGAATTAATGGCGCGCCGTGGTCACATCCTAGACAAAGCAACTGGCGAGCAGTTGCTGCCATTTAGTGAGGTGGGAAGAGTAGGTTATTTCCGCACGGATACTCTGCCAGCGGGGTTCTCTGCTGATCTTATGGTGACACGTCACTATACCCAAAAAGATTACCCATTTATTTTTACCAATGGCGTTCAAGCCTCTTATGTTGAAGTCGATCCAGACACTGGTTTTGTGAAGTTATTAAAACATTGGGCGGTTGAGGATTGTGGTCGAGTAATTAATCCGATGTTGGTAAATGAACAAGTCCGTGGTGCAATTGTTCAGGGTATCGGTGGTGTTCTATTCGAAGAGTGTCTCTATGATGAAAGTGGTTTACTGCGGAACGGCAGCATGGCTGACTATTTAGTTCCAATGGCTAATGAGATGCCAGATATTGAAGTTGCTCACGTAGAGACTCCAACGCAATCATCCAAATTGGGCGCCAAGGGGGCGGGTGAGGCTGGTACAGCAGGTGCGCCGGGTGCAGTTCAAAACGCTATCAATGATGCTCTGGCACCATTGAACGCAAGCGTCTTTGACCAGCCCATCACCTCCGAAAAGATCCTGCGGGCGCTCAAGAAAATTTAAGATCCAGTCGATCCTGGCACCCCCCAAGGATTGTCTTGCGGGGTGGTCCTTTACATCCTGTAACATCAAGTTTTGGGGTAAATCAGCTGATGCGCCCTCTGGTTAACTTGATACGGTAAAAGAAATGTCCACATTAAAAGGTAAAACAGCCCTCGTCACTGGCTCCACTAGCGGTATTGGTTTAGGTATGGCTATCGCATTAGCGAAGCAGGGTGTCAATATTATGGTTAATGGTTTTGGCGAGAAAGATGAGGCTATTGCCAAAATTAAAGCTTGTGGAGTGGAGGTTGATTACCACGGCGCTGATATGAGCAAACCTGCTGAAATCGCAGATCTCATTCAGCAAACAGAAAAGCGCTTTGGATCATTGGATATTCTTATTAACAATGCTGGCATTCAGTACACGGCGAACATTGAAGAGTTTCCGACAGATAAATGGGATGCCATTATTGCGATTAACTTGAGCTCTGCATTCCACACAACGCATCACGCATTGCCTGGTATGAAAAAACGTAATTGGGGCCGCATCATCAATATTGCCTCGGTACATGGTTTAGTGGCGTCTACTCAGAAGTCCGCCTATGTTGCCGCTAAGCATGGCATCGTTGGTCTTACCAAAGTGACTGCGCTAGAAAATGCACGCACTGGAGTTACTTGTAATGCAATTTGCCCAGGTTGGGTTTTAACGCCATTAGTGCAAAAGCAAGTAGATGCTCGTGCAGAGCGCGAAGGTATCTCCAATGAGGCAGCTAAGACTGCTTTGGTTTCTGAAAAGCAACCATCTGGTGAATTTGTTAGTCCTGAACAACTAGCTGCATTGGCAGTATTTCTTTGTGGTCCGGATGCTTCAGAGGTTCGTGGTGTGGCCTGGAATATGGATGGCGGTTGGACTGCCCAATAAAGCGTCCTAAGTGTCTATTTTTAGTAAGAATTCTGGATTTTAGGGTGCTCAAACAAAATTAGCAGAATCGTTTATAGTTAGACCCATTATTACTTATAGGAGATCCTTAAATGGCCTCAATCTTGACCTCTTTAGGGCGCACCGTTTTAGCGGGCTTTGTCCTTCTTGTTTTAATTATTCTTGCTTTGGGCGGCAACTTTAGTTCTGCTGAGCTCCCATTTGTTTTCCGTTGGTTGCACGTGATGTTTGGTGTGATGTGGATCGGTTTGCTTTGGTACTTTAACTTTGTGCAAATTCCGTCTATGCCAAAGATTCCAGATGAGCAAAAACCAGCAATTGGCAAAGTAATTGCGCCAACAGCATTGTTCTGGTTCCGTTACGCAGCATTATTCACGGTAGTAACAGGCTTGATTGTTGCTGGCTTGAGTGGATATTTGCATCAAGCTTTCACATTGCAAGCACCGTTCCGCGCAATCGGTTTAGGTATGTGGATTGCTTTGGTAATGGCTTTCAATGTTTGGTTCATCATTTGGCCAAATCAAAAACGCGCTCTTGGCATTGTTGCTGTTGAAGCTGATGTCAAAGCAAAGTCAGCTCGCGTTGCAATGTTGACATCCCGTTTGAATACATTGTTATCAGTACCAATGTTGTTCTTGATGGTTGCTCAATCCCACAACACCACTTGGTTTGTGATCGTTTCTTAATCACTGCCAACTGCATATTAAAAAGGCCCGCAATTGCGGGCCTTTTGTTTGCTCAATCGATTTGATTTAAGGATGCTTAAGTCAGAATTGGAGGGAGCTCCTTCGTCAGGGTGCTACGTTGTGCAGTAGCGGTACCCATCAACGCAAAGCCTAGCAATTTGCCATCAGGAGATTCAAAACGAGCCTCAAGACCCCCTTCAACTGGAGTGGTAGACCATTTGCCTTGAGCGCCTTTGGCTGGAGGAGAAACTACAGTAGCTAAAGCAGGTGTCTTCACCATCACTGGCATCGCTGGATACGTTAGCGAGGTAGTTTGTCCAATTAATGTGAGGGCTAATGCTCTTGCTGCTTGCATGATAGGCATGACGTAAGGCAACACCAAACCATCAACCTCTGCACAATCTCCAAGAGAAAAAATATTTTCGATATTGGTTTCCAGTACTCGATTAACTTGAATGCCAACTCCAGTATTGATGCCAGTAGCCTTTGCTAATTCCACTCTGGGTTTTAGACCAACGGCCGAGAGAAATACGTCACAAGAGATGCTGTTGCCATTGGCTAGAGTTACTTGCAACGAATTGCCTTGGCGGTCAATTGTTTGAACAGTTGTAGAAAGGTGCCAACGCACACCAGCTGCGCTTAATTTTCCCTGTAGCTCCTGGGCAGCAACCTCCGGCAGTAGACGTCCTAAAGCCTGAGAAGCCAAATCAATTACATCTACTTCATATCCGCCTAGCACTAGATCGTTGGCAAACTCACACCCAATCAGACCTGCGCCCAGAATGGCAATTTTCTTTTTCCCAGTAATCGCGGTGCGAAAGCGCGCATAGTCTTCAAGATCATTGACAGTGATGACTTCGTTAGCAGCACTGCCTTGTAGCGGTAAGCGTATTTGATCTGCACCCAAAGCTAGGACAAGCTTACCGTAGGGCACTTCACCTTTATTGGTTTGTATGGTGCGCGCACTAGGATTAATTGAGCTGACATCACATTCACCAATGACGGTCATCTCTAGTTGCGCTGCCATACCATCAGCGGGCGTAGAGATTAATTGCGCTGCTTCTTTCTTGCTAGCCAATGCAGTAGAAAGCATTGGCTTTGAATAGAAGTATCCAGGCTCTCGCGTTACCAGTGTGATGGGCACCGCCTTATCCAATTTACGAATTTCTCGAATCAGGGTGTAGCCAGCCAATCCGCTGCCAATGATGACGATCGCGGATTGGGATTGAGGGGTGGTTTGATCCAAAGCTAGGCTCTCCAAAAAGACGAGTGGTGAATAGGGTGTAAAGGACGTAAAGGACGTAAGGGCGTAAAGAGTATTAAGGGTTCTGAGCTGAAATTAGCTTATTTGAACCATCTCGAAGTCTGCTTTTGCAACGCCACAGTCCGGGCACTCCCAGTCCTCGGGTACATCAGCCCAAAGGGTACCAGCAGGAATGCCGTCTTCTGGGATGCCTTTTGCTTCGTCGTAAATATAGCCGCATACGATACATTGGTACTTTTTCATCTAGATTCCTTAAATAGTTTGTTCATTTTAGATTTAATTTCTAAATATTTCTGCTGTGCTCTTATTGAGTTGCAAATGCCTTCGCTTTTTCTAGTGCTTGCTTGTAATGATTAGCATGGCGCTCTTCAACGTTTGCCAATGCTGCAAAGCGTTTTGCTGCTTTTGCCAAAGTCGCTTGAAACTGCTCAGCATGTTCTTTTGATTCCGCAATTTGCTCATCAATCTCTTGGATTGCAGCAGCGTTACCTTCCTCTGCTGCCGTTTTACGAAAGGATGGATACATTTCTGTGTATTCATAAGTTTCGCCCTCAATCGCAATCTCTAAAGCGCGCGTTGGGGTGATGGTGTTTGCGGGGTAGAGTAAGTCCAAGTGACCAAAAGCATGCATGACCTCCTGTTCCGCTGTCGCTTCAAATATCTTAGCGGTTTCTTCATCGCCGGCAGCGCGGGCCAATTTTGCGAAGTAGCGGTACTTTATGTGGGCCATAGATTCGCCAGCAAAGGCGGATTCTAAGTTTTGGATAGTTTTGATTGCTGGTCGTGTCATTTCAATTCCCTTTTAAATTCAATGTCCGTTTGTTGAGGCGTATTTACTTCTTTCTCAACCATGCATGAAGTGTGCGCTGAATTTATTAATCAGTCCAATGAATCATTGTGATAGTATTAATCTAATAAATCGATAACGGAGGCGGTATGGCTTATTTACCATCTTTAAGGCAGCTGGGCTATTTCGTCGCACTGGCTAAGGAACTCAATTTCACACGTGCAGCCCAAGCCTGTTTTGTCGGTCAATCAACTTTAAGTGCTGGTTTAAAAGAGCTGGAGGATGCACTTGGAATTCATTTAGTGGAGCGTGATCGTCAAAACGTATCCATCACCCCAGTTGGGTTGGAAGTTCTCGCACGTGCCAAAGTAATCTTGGCGGCTTCTGAGGATCTGGTTGAGTATGCGGGCGCAACCGGTAAACCAATGACTGCCACTATTCGCTTGGGCGTCATACCTACCATTGCTCCATTTTTATTGCCAACAGTGTTGCCAGAAATTCGCACTCGTTTTCCAGATCTCAAAGTTACGTTGCGAGAAGATCTCACTGCCAACTTACTTTCTAGATTGGCTGAGCATAAGCTAGACTTTGCTTTAATTGCTTTGCCGTATGACGTAGATGGTTTGCTGGTTCAGGAATTATTTGATGATCCTTTTTGGTTGGTCGCAAAAGAGGGCGACCCAGCCCTAAAAGGAAAGGTAGTAACTTTGCCTGCCAAGATGGCTGAACGACTTCTCTTATTGGAAGAGGGGCACTGCCTGCGAGAGCATAGCCTGCAAGCGTGTAAGCGGGCTGATATTCGTAAGGCAGAAGGCTTGGAGGCGACTAGCCTGCTGACCTTGTTGCAAATGGTGGAGTCTGGTCTCGGTATTGCTTTGCTCCCCGGAATGGCAGTTCACAGCAGTCTTTTGAATAATTCTGAACTGGTGGCAAAGGAGTTGGCATCACCAGCACCGAAAAGAGTGATTGCTTTGGTGGCAAGACCATCTACCGCACACGCCCAAGAATTTCATGCGTTAGCAGACTGTATTCGGGAGCAATGTGGAGCGGGGGTTTAAGCAATCAATCCCGTTCTAACAGGTGGGATTATTTTTTGTCTTCCGGATCTTTTAAAAGATCGTATTGATTGGCCACCAGTAGTAGCGCTAGAGATGCGCAGCCCATCGCAAAAAATTGCCATTGGTGCAACATGGCAGTTCCCACCACCGTCATCAAGACGGTCCAGCCGACAGCCATCTTGGCTTTTTTAGATAGTGGCTTCATTTATTGCTCCTGCTTAATTTAGGCGCGTACCTTATTCAACATACGACGAAGTGTATCGTCCTTTATGACGTAATGTTGCCATAAGCCTGCTAAGGCATGAATGCCGATCAAAAAATAGAGCGTGTTCCCTAAAAATTCATGAATGCCTTCAACGACTTTTTTCATCTCCGGATTGGGCGTCACGAATTGAGGCCATACCAAGCCAAAGAAGTGGATTTCTTTACCGCCATATTGAAAATACAGAAGGCCAAAAATGGGTGAGATCAAAAGTAGGGCATATAGTAGCCAATGCATTGCCTTGGCCAATGAGACAAACATTGGTTTTGGGTTCGTTGGCACAGGAACGCCATACTTTATGCGAATCATTAGGCGAAGAGCCATCGCAATAAAGATGAGTTGACCAATCACCCCATGGACTGTTTTGCATAGCTCACGAGGTTCACTTCCTTTGGGGAATTGTCCCCTGAGCTCGATGACTACAAAAGCAGCCGCAACCAGAAGGGCAACAAACCAATGAAAGAAGATCGAAGCGGGGTGGTATTTGGTTGTTGACATTGTGCTTGGGTATTGGGTGTTAGATGGATTCATCATAAATGATAATGAATCTCATTAACATTGACAATACTAGGGACATTTCCCTAGAACAAGCAAAATTAGGTATTGAGTCTGACTTTGGCGCTGAGTTCGTTTTCGGCGCCGCGTTTATCAACCTGAGACAGCCTAAGAGCCTCCACCTCAAAATCAAGCTGACCAGGATGAAATTCTGCATCGTTGTGTAGGTGGATGACATAGGTCCAAACCAACTCACGACCACGGTTTTTAAATACATCCACTACACGTTTCATCTGGGTTGCCTTTAGGGGTGAATCTTATTTTTTGCTGATGGATGGGGTGCTGGCATTCATCTGTTGCGTTAAGTTATTTTTCAGCGCCACTAAATTTCTGGCCTCAATGCGAATGACTCCGCCTCTTGGGCTGTCGATATCGGCAATTAAGAAAAACGAAACCGAAATGATAAAAGGGAAGATCATGAATAGGCCGGTGTTCTTCTCGAAATTGCGCGCACCAAATCCAACTAGTAGATTGGCGCAAATAGCGATCGCCGCCATTAATCCCCAAGCCGTTGAGGGAATGCGATTCCACCAAGCTGCCTGAACATAGCCTTGGGAATTAATCACATCATTCATACCAGAAGCAACGAGCGCCATAGTGGCGGTGTTTTGCGTTTTAACGGTTGGCAGAATCTCGTTCCAAAGAGCGGTTTGAAGTTGATCTGTCTTATTGCGAATCTCTTGAATCTTCTCGGGGCTTTGTTTGGAGTAAAACAGAATGCGCTGATCGATGTATTGCAGCAAGAGATCTTTAGTGGCTTCAGCTGGCTTTGGGGGAAGGAGATCTGCGCGTAAATATTCAGTTCCAATAGCGTTTGCCTCACCTTCTTCAAAAATTTCTCGCTGATCATGGCGATCAATGGCCATTGAAAAAGTAAAGCCAATAATCAAGGCCAGCAAGGTCAAGGTGGCTGTCTGAATGATGCCTAGATCTTCAGAAGTCTCAGTATCTTTTGTGCGATACCGGCTCAGTGCGCTATGTCCAAACCAAACAGCACAAGCGAATACTGCAAATGAGACTGCAAAGATAGCAAGAGGGT includes:
- a CDS encoding CoxG family protein → MELNGEQLISAPIPEVWKGLNDIDVLAKSIPGCEEINRISPDEIHAKVMFKIGPVRARFAGKLLLSDIIPDQSCSMAFEGSGGAAGFAKGKSRVELKQAEGGTLVSYTTEASIGGKLGQIGGRLISASAKKIADDFFQKFAKELGGETVAL
- a CDS encoding xanthine dehydrogenase family protein subunit M, with product MKSAAFDYVKPKALQEALSLLEQGGDDARLIAGGQTLLATLNMRLSEPSVLIDITDVAELKGISIVGNSLRIGALVTHTEIEDSELVAKHAPLLKAAAPHIAHRAIRNLGTWGGSLAYGDPAAEWPACSLALRATMIIHGPAGERKIPAKDFFIDLYTTSLESDEILVATEIPLASQQEVFYFHELARRHGDYAVAGLAATAQKQGDVLSNCAFIFFSVGATPVMATKAQDLVNGQKLNDQLIAKAVAEARNEIEAIADITNSAEAKQHLIGVLLERGLKHMIA
- a CDS encoding (2Fe-2S)-binding protein translates to MSLKKKISMTVNGQLVCAEIEPRRHLVDFLREDLHLKGPHLGCEQGACGACTVKVNGQIIRGCLFLAVQADGSVVETVEGLTKSGVLTDLQESFMRHNAMQCGFCSSGMLLAAAELIERQPKATREQVREWISGNYCRCTGYHSIVDAIVDVLEVRAKGQKIKPVLANA
- a CDS encoding xanthine dehydrogenase family protein molybdopterin-binding subunit, with the protein product MNKPSDLKGMVLDPVTNDQRYIGHSEPRHGARRLLEGQGTYIDDIQLPRMAHVVFWRSPVAHMKIGKIHTDHASKMPGVLAVVDGVQMAKICKPWVATLGHLAGMKSAPQHALAIDRACWQGEPVVAVVAETRAQAEDALQHIEVEWEELPAVVSMETALDADTPVIHPELGDNLCFTRSLDVGNVDEVFATADVVAEATFGFGRHTGVTLEPRCQIADYSPGDRRLTVYHSQQAPHMMQDLYCRQFGLSESDVHVICKDVGGSFGIKVHAYPDDFATVGLAMMLERPVKFVADRLESFTSDIHAREHRIKGRIAANKAGDILAFEIDDLTAIGPYSMFPRTSAIEGNQVVNLVGGPYKHQNYRAHLNVVFQNKTPTCQYRGVGHPIACAVTEGLVDLAAQKLQMDPLEFRKRNVIPDDAYPCSGISGIKLEVLSHQQCLNTIEKMMDYPALRKEQAELRKKDIYRGIGFATLIELTNPSPAFYGVGGARIASQDGATVRMDPSGVVSVLIGVGEQGQGTEGIYTQIAADSVGVSIDQVRIVTGDTDVTPYGGGTWASRGAGVGGEAVLLASQALQENILKLAGAILNRPVTELMARRGHILDKATGEQLLPFSEVGRVGYFRTDTLPAGFSADLMVTRHYTQKDYPFIFTNGVQASYVEVDPDTGFVKLLKHWAVEDCGRVINPMLVNEQVRGAIVQGIGGVLFEECLYDESGLLRNGSMADYLVPMANEMPDIEVAHVETPTQSSKLGAKGAGEAGTAGAPGAVQNAINDALAPLNASVFDQPITSEKILRALKKI
- a CDS encoding 3-hydroxybutyrate dehydrogenase translates to MSTLKGKTALVTGSTSGIGLGMAIALAKQGVNIMVNGFGEKDEAIAKIKACGVEVDYHGADMSKPAEIADLIQQTEKRFGSLDILINNAGIQYTANIEEFPTDKWDAIIAINLSSAFHTTHHALPGMKKRNWGRIINIASVHGLVASTQKSAYVAAKHGIVGLTKVTALENARTGVTCNAICPGWVLTPLVQKQVDARAEREGISNEAAKTALVSEKQPSGEFVSPEQLAALAVFLCGPDASEVRGVAWNMDGGWTAQ
- a CDS encoding urate hydroxylase PuuD, translated to MASILTSLGRTVLAGFVLLVLIILALGGNFSSAELPFVFRWLHVMFGVMWIGLLWYFNFVQIPSMPKIPDEQKPAIGKVIAPTALFWFRYAALFTVVTGLIVAGLSGYLHQAFTLQAPFRAIGLGMWIALVMAFNVWFIIWPNQKRALGIVAVEADVKAKSARVAMLTSRLNTLLSVPMLFLMVAQSHNTTWFVIVS
- a CDS encoding NAD(P)/FAD-dependent oxidoreductase — its product is MDQTTPQSQSAIVIIGSGLAGYTLIREIRKLDKAVPITLVTREPGYFYSKPMLSTALASKKEAAQLISTPADGMAAQLEMTVIGECDVSSINPSARTIQTNKGEVPYGKLVLALGADQIRLPLQGSAANEVITVNDLEDYARFRTAITGKKKIAILGAGLIGCEFANDLVLGGYEVDVIDLASQALGRLLPEVAAQELQGKLSAAGVRWHLSTTVQTIDRQGNSLQVTLANGNSISCDVFLSAVGLKPRVELAKATGINTGVGIQVNRVLETNIENIFSLGDCAEVDGLVLPYVMPIMQAARALALTLIGQTTSLTYPAMPVMVKTPALATVVSPPAKGAQGKWSTTPVEGGLEARFESPDGKLLGFALMGTATAQRSTLTKELPPILT
- a CDS encoding rubredoxin encodes the protein MKKYQCIVCGYIYDEAKGIPEDGIPAGTLWADVPEDWECPDCGVAKADFEMVQIS
- a CDS encoding rubrerythrin family protein translates to MTRPAIKTIQNLESAFAGESMAHIKYRYFAKLARAAGDEETAKIFEATAEQEVMHAFGHLDLLYPANTITPTRALEIAIEGETYEYTEMYPSFRKTAAEEGNAAAIQEIDEQIAESKEHAEQFQATLAKAAKRFAALANVEERHANHYKQALEKAKAFATQ
- a CDS encoding hydrogen peroxide-inducible genes activator — its product is MAYLPSLRQLGYFVALAKELNFTRAAQACFVGQSTLSAGLKELEDALGIHLVERDRQNVSITPVGLEVLARAKVILAASEDLVEYAGATGKPMTATIRLGVIPTIAPFLLPTVLPEIRTRFPDLKVTLREDLTANLLSRLAEHKLDFALIALPYDVDGLLVQELFDDPFWLVAKEGDPALKGKVVTLPAKMAERLLLLEEGHCLREHSLQACKRADIRKAEGLEATSLLTLLQMVESGLGIALLPGMAVHSSLLNNSELVAKELASPAPKRVIALVARPSTAHAQEFHALADCIREQCGAGV
- a CDS encoding cytochrome b codes for the protein MSTTKYHPASIFFHWFVALLVAAAFVVIELRGQFPKGSEPRELCKTVHGVIGQLIFIAMALRLMIRIKYGVPVPTNPKPMFVSLAKAMHWLLYALLLISPIFGLLYFQYGGKEIHFFGLVWPQFVTPNPEMKKVVEGIHEFLGNTLYFLIGIHALAGLWQHYVIKDDTLRRMLNKVRA